The Elaeis guineensis isolate ETL-2024a chromosome 13, EG11, whole genome shotgun sequence genome includes a region encoding these proteins:
- the LOC140850939 gene encoding uncharacterized protein isoform X1, with product MQRLVLARNLIERLPTTMGNLRSLKVLTLDGNHITTLPDELCYLSRLERLSITGNSLTCLPKAIGDMHNLLLLNVSNNKLKSIPESIGGCISLEEFQANDNSIEVLPPSICNLVHLKSLLLNSNNIQQLPQNLLRDCKALQNISLHDNPISMEQFQQMEGFQEFEARRKKKFDKQIDSNVMLSSTGLDEGVDLR from the exons ATGCAGCGTCTG GTTTTAGCTCGTAATCTGATTGAACGCCTTCCAACTACCATGGGAAATCTTCGGTCGCTAAAGGTCCTCACACTTGATGGAAATCATATTACTACTTTGCCTGATGAAT TGTGTTATCTTTCAAGGCTGGAGCGGTTATCTATCACTGGAAACTCATTAACATGTCTCCCTAAAGCTATAGGGGATATGCACAAT TTGCTGCTATTAAATGTGTCCAATAACAAGTTAAAATCCATCCCAGAATCAATTGGAGGTTGCATCTCCTTGGAAGAATTTCAGGCAAAtg ACAACTCAATTGAAGTCCTCCCTCCATCAATTTGCAATCTCGTTCACTTAAAGTCTCTTTTGTTGAACAGTAATAATATACAGCAG CTACCTCAGAATCTTCTGAGGGACTGCAAAGCTCTACAAAATATCTCTCTTCATGACAATCCGATTTCAATGGAGCAGTTCCAGCAA ATGGAAGGATTTCAAGAGTTTGAAGCAcgaagaaaaaagaaatttgaCAAGCAAATTGATTCAAATGTTATGTTGAGCTCCACTGGACTGGATGAGGGTGTTGATTTGCGATAG
- the LOC140850939 gene encoding uncharacterized protein isoform X2, protein MQRLVLARNLIERLPTTMGNLRSLKLTICFCSLVCYLSRLERLSITGNSLTCLPKAIGDMHNLLLLNVSNNKLKSIPESIGGCISLEEFQANDNSIEVLPPSICNLVHLKSLLLNSNNIQQLPQNLLRDCKALQNISLHDNPISMEQFQQMEGFQEFEARRKKKFDKQIDSNVMLSSTGLDEGVDLR, encoded by the exons ATGCAGCGTCTG GTTTTAGCTCGTAATCTGATTGAACGCCTTCCAACTACCATGGGAAATCTTCGGTCGCTAAAG CTTACGATATGTTTTTGTTCTCTAGTGTGTTATCTTTCAAGGCTGGAGCGGTTATCTATCACTGGAAACTCATTAACATGTCTCCCTAAAGCTATAGGGGATATGCACAAT TTGCTGCTATTAAATGTGTCCAATAACAAGTTAAAATCCATCCCAGAATCAATTGGAGGTTGCATCTCCTTGGAAGAATTTCAGGCAAAtg ACAACTCAATTGAAGTCCTCCCTCCATCAATTTGCAATCTCGTTCACTTAAAGTCTCTTTTGTTGAACAGTAATAATATACAGCAG CTACCTCAGAATCTTCTGAGGGACTGCAAAGCTCTACAAAATATCTCTCTTCATGACAATCCGATTTCAATGGAGCAGTTCCAGCAA ATGGAAGGATTTCAAGAGTTTGAAGCAcgaagaaaaaagaaatttgaCAAGCAAATTGATTCAAATGTTATGTTGAGCTCCACTGGACTGGATGAGGGTGTTGATTTGCGATAG